The following proteins are co-located in the Acinetobacter sp. NCu2D-2 genome:
- a CDS encoding Dyp-type peroxidase, translated as MTAQSVILPLPSDHARFIVLRLKDLSIDELKEKLADLFTTRDRLITQHPHAQIKTAVAFGPELWSKLYDQSPEGFKQLEPIQGAFPMPVVPADVIIHLASQRTDICFAMSQAFFEDIQDKVEVLDERVCFRHFDGRDMTGFIDGTENPQFPDDRAETALLPEEAGVFADGSFIFAQRYAHDLNKWKKLKVDAQEQVMGRTKLESIELDDDVKPENAHTARTIVEDEDGEELAILRHSLPYGDGRGDQGLFFIAYTKDLSIIDAMLYRMFGTSGDGIHDRLLHFVTPKDGAYYFAPSEELLEEVLDLD; from the coding sequence ATGACCGCTCAATCTGTCATTTTGCCACTACCGTCCGATCATGCTCGCTTTATTGTTTTACGCTTAAAAGACTTAAGTATTGACGAGTTAAAAGAAAAATTAGCTGACTTATTTACCACTCGTGATCGCTTAATCACTCAGCATCCTCACGCGCAAATTAAAACGGCGGTGGCTTTTGGTCCTGAACTTTGGTCAAAACTCTACGATCAAAGCCCTGAAGGATTTAAACAACTTGAACCGATTCAGGGTGCATTTCCAATGCCGGTGGTTCCTGCCGATGTAATTATTCATCTTGCTTCTCAGCGTACTGATATCTGCTTTGCCATGAGCCAAGCCTTTTTTGAAGATATTCAGGATAAAGTCGAAGTGCTAGACGAGCGTGTTTGCTTCCGTCATTTCGATGGTCGTGACATGACTGGCTTTATTGATGGTACTGAAAACCCACAATTCCCAGATGACCGTGCGGAAACTGCGCTTCTTCCTGAAGAAGCAGGTGTTTTTGCAGATGGTTCATTTATCTTTGCGCAGCGCTACGCACATGACTTAAATAAATGGAAAAAACTGAAAGTTGATGCGCAAGAACAAGTCATGGGTCGAACCAAACTTGAAAGCATTGAACTCGATGACGATGTTAAACCTGAAAATGCGCATACTGCGCGTACCATCGTTGAAGATGAAGACGGCGAAGAATTAGCAATTTTACGTCATTCATTACCGTATGGTGATGGACGTGGCGATCAAGGTTTATTCTTCATTGCCTATACCAAAGACTTATCCATCATTGATGCAATGTTGTATCGCATGTTTGGTACCAGTGGTGATGGCATTCACGATCGCCTACTACACTTCGTGACTCCAAAAGATGGTGCTTATTACTTTGCACCGAGTGAAGAATTACTCGAAGAAGTATTGGATCTAGATTAA
- a CDS encoding ABC transporter ATP-binding protein, which produces MTQQGLGRVSIEHVSKAYPSGAQQPIHILSDIHLSIQSGEFISIVGPKGCGKSTLLRLIVGLENQYQGQILIDDEVSFGKSLQCGLLFQDNRLFPWLSVKENIRSALYKNHLSRSEEDQLIEQYLELLSLSDFRNAYPTQLSESMNQKVAIARSLVNKPKLLLLDDPFKGLDALNRQSLQAELQRIWQTEKITVIHVTHDLDEAVFLSQKVIVLHGQPGQVKRSIDIPIPYPRKRTDARLQHLKFIVLNEMSEPKLKQALSHKSKPFSAYKFAW; this is translated from the coding sequence ATGACACAGCAAGGTTTAGGACGTGTCTCTATTGAGCATGTCAGCAAGGCATATCCATCTGGGGCACAGCAACCGATTCATATCCTTTCAGATATTCATCTTTCCATTCAATCGGGTGAGTTTATTTCTATTGTTGGACCCAAAGGTTGTGGTAAATCGACCTTGTTGCGTTTGATTGTGGGCTTAGAAAATCAATATCAAGGGCAGATTTTGATTGATGATGAAGTGTCCTTTGGCAAGAGTTTGCAGTGTGGTCTTTTATTTCAGGATAACCGCTTATTTCCATGGTTAAGTGTCAAAGAAAATATTCGCAGTGCCTTATATAAAAATCATCTGTCACGAAGCGAAGAAGATCAGTTAATTGAGCAATATCTTGAACTGTTGAGTCTCAGTGATTTTAGAAATGCGTATCCGACACAATTGTCAGAAAGCATGAATCAGAAAGTGGCGATTGCCCGAAGCTTGGTCAACAAACCAAAACTGTTGTTGTTGGATGATCCATTTAAAGGCTTGGATGCGTTAAATCGTCAAAGTTTACAAGCTGAATTACAACGCATTTGGCAAACCGAAAAAATCACGGTTATCCATGTGACGCATGATTTAGATGAGGCGGTGTTTTTAAGTCAAAAAGTGATTGTGCTGCATGGTCAGCCAGGGCAGGTAAAACGGAGTATAGATATTCCGATTCCTTACCCACGTAAACGTACCGATGCACGTTTACAGCATCTAAAATTTATCGTGTTAAATGAGATGTCTGAACCAAAGCTCAAACAAGCTCTTAGCCATAAATCTAAACCATTTTCAGCTTATAAATTTGCATGGTAA
- a CDS encoding transcriptional repressor yields MSSCSHEHHNALHGVHDHPNVETRLAEAERFCVENGVRLTPLRKEVLELILNATGPMGAYDLLAKIKNNSDRPAAPPTVYRTLDFLLENGFIHRLTSINAYIPCCHPREGHQAAFLICTECQAVKEASAQGLLDQLASLAASDDFSAHHSIIEISGICQQCRNKA; encoded by the coding sequence ATGAGTTCATGTTCGCACGAACACCACAATGCATTGCACGGCGTACACGACCATCCAAATGTGGAAACTCGTCTTGCCGAAGCAGAACGCTTTTGTGTTGAAAATGGCGTGCGACTTACTCCGCTACGTAAAGAAGTGCTCGAACTGATTTTAAATGCCACAGGTCCAATGGGCGCCTATGACCTTTTGGCAAAAATTAAAAACAATAGCGACCGCCCTGCTGCCCCGCCAACGGTCTATCGCACCCTCGATTTTTTACTTGAAAACGGTTTTATTCACCGTTTGACCTCAATTAATGCCTATATTCCGTGTTGCCATCCACGTGAAGGGCATCAAGCCGCATTCTTGATTTGCACTGAATGTCAGGCAGTCAAAGAAGCCTCTGCTCAAGGTTTGTTGGATCAACTGGCTTCTCTAGCTGCGTCCGATGACTTTAGTGCACATCACAGTATTATTGAAATTTCAGGAATATGTCAGCAGTGTCGCAACAAAGCTTAG
- a CDS encoding LysE family transporter, which translates to MAYQVWIAYMLACWVISVSPGAGAIASMSSGLNYGFKHGYWNAFGLQIALLVQIGIVAAGAGVLFATTEWAFLAVKWFGVGYLLYLAYLQWTAPVSSIEIQQDTQTKSKAKLVWHGFLVNMSNPKAIVFLLAVLPQFLDLSKPQWIQYVIMAATMVTIDLIVMAGYTGLAAKVLRLLKSPKQQKILNRTFAVLFACAASLLSLVHQ; encoded by the coding sequence ATGGCATATCAGGTGTGGATTGCGTACATGTTGGCGTGTTGGGTGATTAGCGTGTCCCCAGGCGCAGGTGCAATCGCATCAATGTCGAGTGGTTTAAACTACGGCTTTAAGCATGGTTATTGGAATGCATTTGGTTTGCAGATCGCATTACTCGTGCAGATTGGCATTGTTGCTGCAGGGGCAGGGGTATTGTTTGCAACGACTGAATGGGCATTCTTAGCAGTGAAATGGTTTGGTGTCGGATATTTATTGTATTTGGCGTATTTGCAGTGGACGGCGCCTGTTAGCTCAATCGAAATTCAGCAGGATACTCAAACCAAATCGAAAGCCAAATTGGTTTGGCATGGTTTCTTGGTAAATATGAGTAATCCAAAAGCCATCGTATTTTTACTTGCGGTTTTGCCACAGTTTTTAGATTTATCTAAACCACAGTGGATTCAATATGTGATTATGGCTGCAACGATGGTGACCATTGATTTAATTGTCATGGCGGGCTATACAGGCTTAGCCGCTAAAGTATTGCGCTTGCTCAAGTCACCAAAACAACAAAAGATTTTAAATCGTACCTTCGCGGTATTGTTTGCTTGTGCGGCAAGTTTATTAAGTTTGGTACATCAGTAA
- a CDS encoding MATE family efflux transporter, protein MAQQALVNQNNLWKTFFIFLLPLIATNILQSLSGTINTIFVGQMLGVKAIAAVAVFFPILFCLMAFVIGLSAGSTVLIGQAWGAKNVDKIRDVVGSTLFMTLIGGSIIAIFGVIFAEKILLGLGTDPDVMHLSLPYVQWMLAGSPLIFIYIIYTSILRGVGDSTTPLFASALTIGVGLIVTPILIAGYFGFPQMGIISPAIASILGNCAVLIYLMIYLNYKDHPLRPNTAMLKSIRHQPALSKIILRLGIPTGIQMVTTSVAGLVIVGLVNRYGAEATAAYGAVNQVLNYIQFPALSIAIAASVFGAQAIGAGREDLLNKVTRTALIMNILFTGCLVVLAYLFSKYLMALFITDEHVMELGQQLLFIVLWSILFFGASAIFASIMRSSGTVTVPMIINIFAILCIEVPCAYLFSQWWGLHGIWYAYALAFVSLAVLQGTYYQFIWKKKTIQKLV, encoded by the coding sequence ATGGCACAGCAGGCATTAGTCAATCAAAACAATTTATGGAAGACATTTTTCATTTTCCTGTTGCCATTAATTGCCACCAATATTCTGCAAAGTTTGTCAGGTACGATTAATACCATTTTCGTTGGGCAGATGCTGGGCGTAAAAGCGATTGCTGCCGTCGCAGTATTCTTTCCTATTTTGTTCTGCCTGATGGCATTCGTGATTGGTTTGTCTGCAGGTTCGACCGTACTCATTGGTCAGGCTTGGGGTGCGAAAAACGTCGATAAAATTCGTGATGTGGTCGGCTCGACTTTATTTATGACCTTAATTGGCGGATCAATCATTGCCATTTTCGGAGTAATTTTTGCTGAAAAAATCTTACTGGGTTTAGGAACCGACCCTGACGTTATGCATCTATCACTGCCTTATGTACAATGGATGTTGGCAGGTAGTCCCCTCATCTTTATTTATATTATTTACACCTCAATTCTGCGTGGTGTCGGTGATAGTACCACTCCACTTTTTGCATCTGCTCTTACCATTGGCGTTGGTTTAATCGTCACCCCGATTTTAATTGCGGGTTATTTTGGTTTTCCTCAAATGGGGATCATTTCCCCTGCAATTGCGAGTATTTTGGGGAACTGTGCGGTATTAATTTATCTCATGATTTATCTAAATTATAAAGATCATCCACTGCGCCCCAATACGGCCATGCTCAAAAGCATTCGTCATCAACCTGCTTTAAGCAAAATTATTTTACGCTTGGGTATTCCAACAGGCATTCAGATGGTGACCACATCCGTTGCAGGCTTAGTGATTGTTGGCTTGGTGAATCGTTATGGCGCTGAAGCGACTGCTGCCTATGGTGCAGTAAATCAGGTACTCAATTATATTCAGTTCCCTGCACTTTCAATTGCAATTGCAGCGTCCGTGTTTGGTGCACAGGCTATTGGTGCAGGACGTGAAGACTTACTCAATAAAGTGACCCGTACTGCGTTGATTATGAATATTCTGTTTACGGGCTGTTTGGTGGTTCTTGCTTATTTATTCTCAAAATATCTCATGGCGCTTTTTATCACCGATGAACATGTCATGGAATTAGGTCAACAGCTACTCTTTATTGTGCTGTGGTCGATTTTATTCTTTGGTGCCAGTGCCATCTTTGCCTCCATCATGCGTTCAAGTGGTACGGTCACAGTTCCTATGATCATTAATATTTTCGCGATTTTATGTATTGAAGTGCCGTGTGCTTATTTATTTAGTCAGTGGTGGGGATTACACGGTATTTGGTACGCTTATGCACTCGCATTTGTGAGTCTTGCGGTTTTGCAAGGGACTTATTATCAATTTATTTGGAAGAAAAAAACCATTCAGAAGTTGGTCTAA
- a CDS encoding ATP synthase subunit I, with the protein MSRTSRLIDRRLAKALVILQAVMIPVSALICWAVSGQTAALSAALGAFVCWLASCYFTWQSFRAAGARATKQVLSNMYRGMLGKFAIVIVGFILILKNVEPLSVVALFCGFILVQAMSWVAPFWASRLQKRV; encoded by the coding sequence ATGAGCCGAACTAGTCGCTTGATTGACCGACGATTAGCGAAAGCTTTAGTCATATTACAAGCAGTAATGATACCCGTTTCAGCGTTGATCTGTTGGGCCGTGAGTGGTCAAACAGCAGCCTTGAGTGCAGCTTTAGGTGCATTCGTATGTTGGCTGGCGAGCTGCTATTTTACATGGCAGTCGTTTCGTGCTGCGGGCGCTCGAGCAACCAAACAAGTTCTATCGAACATGTATAGGGGCATGCTCGGTAAGTTTGCAATTGTGATTGTTGGATTCATTTTGATTTTGAAGAATGTTGAACCGTTGTCAGTGGTTGCATTGTTCTGTGGTTTTATTCTCGTTCAAGCCATGTCGTGGGTCGCTCCTTTTTGGGCGTCACGATTACAAAAACGAGTTTAA
- a CDS encoding methionine aminotransferase translates to MRELPSKLPDLGVTIFSTMSALAQQLGALNLSQGFPDFGAPQDLIDALAKATTSGFNQYAPGDGLPILRQLLAEQYAQRDQVTLDPNRHITITPGATIAIFCAIQATVRAGDEVIIFDPSYDSYAPTVQVLGAKPVHIALKHPDFSVDWNEVKDAINDRTRMVIVNTPHNPTGSIWSTTDWHNLIQLIQDKDIVVLSDEVYEHLIFDGQQHRSACSFPELRDRSFVIGSFGKTFHVTGWKTGFCVASDHLMKLFRQVYQFASFCGVTPVQVALAEYIQQHPEHIRELSSFYQAKRDLFNQSIQGSRFKWTPSQGTYFQNLDYSDIRPDLNDTDMCQVLAHEHGIVAIPVSVFYKNAPQDLRLLRFCFAKKDQTLQQAGEILKKV, encoded by the coding sequence ATGCGAGAACTACCGTCTAAACTACCTGATTTGGGTGTCACTATTTTTAGTACCATGTCTGCGTTGGCTCAGCAGTTAGGCGCACTTAATTTATCGCAAGGTTTTCCTGACTTCGGCGCACCACAGGACTTGATTGATGCACTCGCCAAAGCCACAACATCCGGCTTTAACCAATATGCCCCGGGTGATGGTTTGCCGATTCTGCGTCAATTACTTGCAGAACAATATGCACAGCGTGATCAAGTCACTTTAGATCCAAATCGTCATATCACCATTACCCCAGGCGCCACCATTGCAATTTTCTGTGCGATTCAAGCCACCGTTCGCGCGGGTGATGAAGTTATTATTTTCGACCCAAGTTATGACAGTTATGCCCCAACCGTTCAGGTCTTAGGTGCAAAGCCAGTACATATTGCCTTAAAGCATCCTGACTTTTCAGTCGACTGGAATGAAGTTAAAGATGCCATCAATGATCGTACACGTATGGTGATTGTGAATACACCGCACAATCCAACAGGGAGCATTTGGTCCACTACAGATTGGCATAATCTGATCCAACTCATTCAAGATAAAGACATTGTGGTGCTTTCGGACGAGGTATATGAACATTTGATTTTTGATGGTCAGCAGCATCGTTCAGCGTGTTCATTTCCTGAATTACGTGACCGAAGTTTTGTGATTGGCTCTTTTGGCAAAACATTCCATGTCACAGGCTGGAAAACCGGCTTTTGTGTTGCTTCTGATCATTTGATGAAATTATTCCGTCAAGTCTATCAATTTGCCAGCTTCTGTGGTGTAACACCGGTGCAAGTGGCACTGGCTGAGTACATTCAGCAACATCCTGAGCATATTCGAGAGTTGTCATCTTTCTATCAAGCCAAACGTGATTTGTTTAATCAGTCAATTCAAGGCTCTCGTTTTAAATGGACACCTTCGCAAGGTACCTATTTCCAAAATTTAGATTACAGTGATATTCGCCCTGATTTAAACGACACTGACATGTGCCAAGTCCTTGCACATGAGCATGGCATCGTGGCGATTCCTGTGTCTGTGTTTTATAAAAATGCACCGCAGGATTTACGTTTATTACGCTTCTGCTTTGCGAAAAAAGACCAGACTTTGCAACAGGCAGGCGAAATTCTAAAAAAAGTCTAA
- a CDS encoding metal ABC transporter solute-binding protein, Zn/Mn family gives MSRFLAFCALALFSSLSWSQNLVISTHPIYLIAKQVTQGIEKPVLLLANQTGHDVSLTPEHRKTIQNASLVIWLGQAHEAPLAKVLSDNKRSIALLDSGILTTLPLRNPRGQALKDTVDTHVWLEPNNAVRIAFFIAALRSQQLPQYREAYFKNARDFAQKMFLTAQHFNVNSKTQPYWSYHDAYQYLERSLGLKFKGALTDDPHVSPTVAQIKYLQDTRVRSKMCLLAEAHASANQYKKLNPIVFQAVDESMSGAGDFVQAWQQLAKQTQKCVLNSQ, from the coding sequence ATGTCCCGTTTCCTTGCGTTTTGTGCTCTGGCTTTATTCAGTAGCCTGAGTTGGTCACAAAACTTGGTGATTTCCACCCATCCGATTTACTTGATTGCAAAACAAGTGACTCAAGGAATTGAGAAGCCAGTTTTACTCTTGGCAAACCAAACAGGACATGATGTCAGCTTAACTCCAGAACATCGCAAGACTATTCAAAATGCCAGTCTGGTAATTTGGTTGGGTCAGGCGCATGAAGCGCCATTGGCTAAAGTACTCAGTGATAATAAAAGAAGTATTGCTTTACTGGACTCAGGCATCTTAACCACATTGCCACTGCGTAACCCACGCGGTCAGGCATTAAAAGATACCGTCGATACTCACGTCTGGCTTGAACCAAACAATGCGGTGCGTATTGCATTTTTTATTGCAGCACTACGTTCACAACAGTTGCCACAGTATCGCGAAGCCTATTTTAAAAATGCACGTGATTTTGCACAGAAAATGTTCCTAACAGCACAGCATTTCAATGTAAATAGCAAAACTCAGCCTTATTGGTCATATCACGATGCTTACCAATATTTAGAGCGTTCTCTTGGTTTGAAGTTCAAAGGTGCATTGACGGATGATCCGCATGTGTCACCGACTGTTGCGCAAATCAAATACCTACAAGATACCCGTGTACGTAGCAAAATGTGCTTGCTCGCGGAAGCGCATGCCAGTGCAAATCAGTATAAAAAGCTCAATCCAATCGTGTTCCAAGCAGTCGATGAAAGTATGAGTGGGGCAGGGGACTTTGTGCAGGCTTGGCAGCAATTGGCTAAACAAACCCAAAAATGTGTGTTAAATTCGCAATAA
- the znuB gene encoding zinc ABC transporter permease subunit ZnuB, translating to MMDWLQLLLPAWIMGTLLVFLTAPLGCLMLWRRMSFFADTMAHGTLLGVAIAGALSLPLWTGVTLIALLLVGVLWILHDPRLPNDALLALCSATLLCSGLLLIQHLPALRPELLSYLFGDLLTISWSDLPVFAGVIIVALAVLYKSWQAQIQIAIDPDMAVSEGVSANWQRLIFMLLLALFTVLALRAVGSLLMGALLVIPALTARLLAHSPKQMVLFAFIIAQIGITVGLWSSAGLNTSTGLTIVLTMAVVFAIIFMVQKFKKMR from the coding sequence ATGATGGATTGGTTACAACTCCTTTTACCTGCATGGATTATGGGAACACTGCTGGTGTTTCTCACCGCTCCGCTTGGCTGTTTAATGCTCTGGCGTCGTATGTCATTTTTTGCCGATACCATGGCACATGGCACCTTACTCGGTGTGGCAATCGCTGGTGCGCTTAGCCTACCGCTGTGGACAGGTGTAACACTCATTGCACTACTCTTGGTGGGTGTGCTGTGGATTTTGCATGACCCTCGCTTACCCAATGATGCTTTGTTGGCACTCTGCTCTGCGACTTTGCTGTGTTCGGGTTTATTACTAATTCAACATTTGCCTGCACTGCGTCCTGAATTGCTCAGTTACTTGTTTGGTGATCTGCTCACCATTTCATGGTCAGACTTACCTGTGTTTGCAGGCGTGATTATTGTCGCGCTCGCTGTACTCTATAAAAGTTGGCAAGCACAAATCCAAATTGCGATTGACCCAGATATGGCTGTGAGTGAAGGTGTGAGTGCCAATTGGCAACGTCTGATCTTTATGCTGCTCTTGGCTCTATTTACCGTACTCGCTTTACGTGCAGTTGGTTCATTGCTGATGGGTGCATTACTTGTCATTCCAGCATTAACCGCACGGTTACTCGCTCACTCACCAAAACAAATGGTGTTGTTTGCCTTTATCATTGCTCAGATTGGAATCACCGTGGGGTTATGGTCAAGTGCAGGTTTAAACACTTCGACTGGTTTAACCATTGTGCTAACGATGGCGGTTGTTTTTGCCATTATTTTTATGGTTCAAAAATTTAAAAAAATGAGATAA
- a CDS encoding TOBE domain-containing protein, with product MPITSVNVRNQFKGTIQEIVLGTVVSEVNVETPAGIFTSIISTRSVKDLDLKLGSEVVVLIKSTEVALAKI from the coding sequence ATGCCAATTACCTCAGTCAATGTACGTAATCAATTCAAAGGCACGATTCAGGAAATTGTACTCGGCACTGTGGTGTCCGAAGTCAACGTAGAGACCCCAGCGGGTATTTTTACCTCGATTATTAGCACACGTTCGGTCAAAGATTTAGATCTTAAACTTGGCTCTGAAGTCGTGGTGCTGATTAAGTCTACAGAAGTGGCATTAGCCAAAATCTAA
- the znuC gene encoding zinc ABC transporter ATP-binding protein ZnuC: MSAVSQQSLVSSPLIQLSKIWVNIDERDILKNIDFSLQEKEIVTLIGPNGAGKSTLIKVMLGIVKPKSGEIKTARHLKFSYVPQKFNPSHSLPLRVKDLLALEKCDAKIKDQIIRDTGIAKLENSKVQQLSGGERQRVLLARALLRQPDILVLDEPMQGLDIQSEAELYDYVRSLPEKYGCAILMVSHDLQWVMQGTSRVVCLNKHICCSGTPANVQQHPEYQAIFGTNRVFYQHHHDHCAHGDAATPCQHDPRPHIHPEPEA, translated from the coding sequence ATGTCAGCAGTGTCGCAACAAAGCTTAGTTTCATCACCGCTGATTCAACTCTCAAAAATTTGGGTCAACATAGATGAACGTGACATCTTAAAAAATATTGATTTCTCGCTACAAGAGAAAGAAATTGTCACGCTGATTGGTCCCAATGGCGCAGGTAAATCGACTTTAATTAAAGTTATGCTCGGCATTGTGAAACCGAAATCAGGTGAGATCAAAACGGCGCGTCATCTTAAATTTTCCTATGTGCCACAAAAATTCAATCCTTCGCACAGCCTACCTTTACGTGTAAAAGATTTACTCGCACTTGAAAAATGCGATGCAAAAATTAAAGATCAGATTATTCGCGATACTGGCATTGCTAAGCTGGAAAATTCGAAAGTACAGCAACTTTCAGGCGGTGAACGTCAACGTGTGCTTTTAGCGCGTGCATTATTACGCCAGCCCGACATTTTGGTTCTTGATGAACCGATGCAAGGTTTAGACATTCAGTCTGAAGCTGAATTGTATGATTATGTCCGTAGCCTGCCTGAAAAATATGGCTGTGCTATTTTGATGGTTTCACACGATTTACAATGGGTGATGCAAGGCACTTCACGTGTGGTTTGCCTGAATAAACACATCTGTTGTAGCGGCACACCTGCCAATGTGCAACAGCACCCAGAATATCAAGCGATTTTCGGCACCAACCGTGTGTTCTATCAGCATCATCACGATCACTGTGCGCATGGCGACGCAGCAACACCGTGTCAACATGACCCTCGTCCACACATTCACCCTGAGCCGGAAGCTTAA
- a CDS encoding mechanosensitive ion channel family protein has product MLADGYTKITTWIDQYPWLDMLSSLLMLLSIAFVLYFITKKFVVVGLRRLISKLPFVNQDIFANHSVIRRIANIVPALFIINTINTVPHLSEKFVQLVQMLAQAWIFLTIALSIAEMLNIFNLMYQRNPKSQNKPIKGYLQLVKLIIFIVCGLMILGTFLKKDVFTLLAGFGAMAAVLMLVFQNTILSLVASVQISSYDMIRVGDWIEMPSLGADGSVIDMSLHTVTVQNFDKTYTTIPTNRLVTDTFKNWRGMADANCRRIKRSIFIDQSSIHFLNDKEFEKLRKFLVLQQYLETKNVELKAWNETVNDLMNQRRLTNLGTFRAYVKYYLSQHTGIAQHESLLVRQLQPTTEGLPLEIYAFTQTTAWGEYEDIQSDIFDHLLAIIGEFGLKTYQAPSGADVSGLISKHISESN; this is encoded by the coding sequence ATGCTGGCAGATGGCTATACAAAAATAACCACATGGATTGATCAATATCCATGGTTGGATATGTTGAGCTCCTTATTGATGTTGCTATCCATCGCATTTGTTCTTTATTTCATCACCAAGAAGTTTGTTGTCGTCGGGCTGCGCCGGTTAATTTCGAAATTACCTTTCGTTAATCAAGATATTTTCGCTAATCACAGCGTGATTCGTCGAATTGCGAATATCGTACCTGCTTTATTTATTATCAATACTATTAATACCGTACCGCATCTATCGGAAAAGTTTGTTCAGTTGGTTCAGATGTTGGCTCAGGCTTGGATTTTTCTCACGATTGCCTTGTCGATTGCAGAAATGCTGAATATTTTTAATCTGATGTATCAGCGTAATCCTAAGTCGCAAAACAAACCGATTAAAGGTTACTTGCAACTGGTTAAGTTAATTATCTTTATTGTGTGTGGTTTGATGATTCTAGGCACATTCTTAAAAAAAGATGTGTTTACTTTACTGGCAGGCTTTGGTGCGATGGCCGCAGTGTTGATGTTGGTCTTTCAAAATACGATTTTATCGCTTGTCGCGAGCGTACAAATTTCTTCCTATGACATGATTCGTGTTGGCGATTGGATTGAAATGCCATCTTTAGGTGCGGATGGTAGTGTAATTGACATGTCTTTACATACGGTGACGGTGCAAAATTTTGATAAGACCTATACCACGATTCCAACCAATCGTTTGGTGACAGATACCTTTAAAAACTGGCGTGGCATGGCGGATGCGAATTGCCGTAGGATCAAACGCTCCATTTTTATTGATCAAAGCAGCATTCATTTTTTAAATGATAAAGAATTTGAAAAACTGAGAAAATTTCTAGTTTTACAGCAGTATTTAGAAACCAAAAACGTAGAACTTAAAGCATGGAACGAAACGGTGAATGATTTGATGAATCAGCGTCGTTTAACTAATTTGGGAACTTTTCGTGCCTACGTGAAATACTATCTAAGTCAGCATACAGGGATTGCTCAGCATGAGAGCCTGTTGGTGCGTCAGTTGCAGCCCACAACGGAAGGCTTACCTTTAGAAATTTATGCTTTTACTCAGACCACAGCTTGGGGCGAGTATGAAGATATCCAATCTGATATTTTTGATCATCTGTTGGCAATTATTGGTGAATTCGGTTTGAAAACCTATCAAGCACCTTCAGGTGCAGATGTGTCTGGATTGATCTCTAAGCACATAAGCGAAAGTAACTAA
- a CDS encoding DUF523 domain-containing protein, whose product MSKRYFISACLLGHKVRYDGKDCLVQDILNHLLPQQYVTLCPEIAGGLPTPRPAAEIQFGSGQIVLERKISILNILHEDVSEAFIQGAYAALKVAQDFQVTHAILKANSPSCGSGLIYDGSFSGNKISGDGVTAALFKQHGIVVLTEDEFLQSLKHPPI is encoded by the coding sequence ATGAGCAAACGTTACTTTATTAGTGCTTGTTTGCTCGGTCATAAAGTCCGTTACGATGGTAAAGACTGTTTAGTTCAAGATATTCTCAATCATCTACTTCCTCAGCAATATGTCACGCTTTGTCCTGAAATAGCAGGTGGACTCCCCACACCACGCCCTGCTGCTGAAATTCAATTTGGTTCAGGGCAAATAGTGCTTGAACGAAAAATATCTATTCTGAATATCCTGCATGAAGATGTGTCTGAAGCCTTTATTCAAGGTGCTTATGCAGCTTTAAAAGTTGCTCAGGATTTTCAGGTGACGCATGCTATTTTAAAAGCCAATAGCCCATCCTGTGGTAGTGGCTTAATTTACGATGGTTCATTTTCAGGAAATAAAATTTCAGGCGATGGTGTGACAGCTGCACTGTTTAAACAGCATGGCATTGTTGTGCTGACAGAAGATGAGTTTTTACAGTCTTTAAAACACCCACCTATTTAA